The Gossypium hirsutum isolate 1008001.06 chromosome D03, Gossypium_hirsutum_v2.1, whole genome shotgun sequence genomic interval TAAAAGATGGGAAAGTAGTTGCAATTAAGCAGTTAAAAGCTGGAAGTGGACAGGGTGAGCGCGAGTTTCAAGCAGAGGTTGACATCATTAGCTGTGTTCATCATAGACATCTTGTTTCACTAGTTGGATACTGCATTATTGGCGAAAAGAGGTTGCTTGTTTATGAATTTGTCCCAAACAACACGTTAGAATTTCATTTACACGGTGAGTTGTTGGTGGTTAAATCCCTCTTCCACCCCACCCCACCCCACTCCACCCACCTAACTGGCTCTAAGAAAATGAACATTAGAGATTGTGCATTTTTTCTTGCATGTGATGGATAATAGATGGGTAAGTCATATTCTATTGTGTGAAACAAGAAGTGTTTTGTATAATCATGATGCTAACTAGTTTTTGAACAGGCGTAGAGGACAGAAGTATAAATTTGAGATCGCAACTTAGGTTAAGGATGTAGTATTGTGCTTATCTTATCCATGATACTTAGGTTTTAACTGGATGAAACTTAACACGCAGGAAAAGAGAGGCCAGTTATGAACTGGTCAACCAGAATGAAAATTGCTTTTGGTGCAGCCAAAGGATTGGCATATTTGCATGAGGACTGTAAGGATACAATTACTTACCTACTTTAAGTTCTGAAGTTCAAGCACCTTCCAGTTTCTAGTCTCATGGTTTATACTTTTTccactaaacataaataatataatcagGTAAACCCAAGATCATACATCGCGATATCAAGGCAGCTAATATTCTTCTTGATGAAAGCTTTGAGGCAAGGGTATGGTTTCAGTTTTCAAGTTGAATGCTATTTCTATAGTCACGGGATTGATTTGTCCCTTTGCCTCCTGAGGCTGAGAAAAAACCAAAATTCATATACATTTCTCAATGTTATATCAGCTCTTTCAGtgtttcttgaaaaaaaaaaaaccccgtTGATTTAGTTTCTGTATGACACTTGAATGAGCGAATCATCCTTTAGATTGGAACAATGAATAGAAAATGCATTTGATCATTAGTGTTTCAAGATGCCTTATCTCaaaatttgatgaaaacttgTTCTGAATGTATTGATATAAAGAAAATTTCTTTTCGATTTGGATGGCCTAAGTTCTGTGATTCTTTTTCAATAAAAGTATTTCACACTCTTTCATGTGTGTTTTCCCAGGTTGCAGATTTTGGTCTTGCAAAGTCTTCTTTAGATACTGATACACATGTATCCACTCGTGTGATGGGAACTTTTgggtaatatatgtattttaatgtATCTACTCGGCATATTGTTGCACTAATAAATTTGTGGCTCACTCCATGCTATCTTGCAGTATAGTTTCCTTTTACCTATAATCTGTAAATATCACATGCGTCCCTTCTCACAAGAATTTATACATGCAGTTATATGGCTCCAGAGTACGCCTCTAGCGGGAAGCTCACTGAGAAGTCGGATGTTTTCTCCTTTGGGGTTGTGCTTCTGGAGTTGATTACTGGACGCCGCCCCGTTGATAAGACTCAGCCATTCTTTGATGATAGCATAGTTGATTGGGTCTGTATTCTTTATATCTGTATTAGTtcatttaatatatgtatataatctaCTCAATCATTACATATTTCCCATTTTAAGTGATTTCTTAATATTAAAAAGGCGATCTTCTATTCTTTTCAAATGTTGGAAACAAGAAGTTTAGGTCCCACCAGAACATGGACTTGCAAATGGCCAATTTTCTCTAACAAACTATACAGCCTTTCTAAGATCCTGAATTATTAGTGCTTGACTGGCATGGGATGGATAACAGATCTTTTTTCTGAATTCTAGGCAAGGCCTTTGCTCTCACAGGCTTTGGAACATGGGAATTTTGATGCATTTGTGGATTCAAGGTTACAGAAGGACTATGATTCCGATGAAATGACCCGAATGGTGGCTTGTGCTGCAGCCTGCGTGCGTCATTCAGCAAGGAATCGCCCACGGATGAGCCAGGTTCTTTGACTAACTGCTTAATATTAAGTTTTTAGTTCTTAATCaacacttttttatttttatcagttAGGTAAATGTACCATAGACTTGAATGGTCAGTTAGTTTTTCAACCAGGGTAACATATTGTCTCTAGCAAAAGTTAATTGTTAGTATCTATGCTTGTTCAATAACATCTTTTAACACTAGATATATTTTAACAATTGGGGATGTTTTTACTTCTTAATTATAGCATCTACATGTTCAAAATCAATGGTAGTTTATGCTACTCAGATTGGGTCTAAGTGTTGGATATGAGTATTTGTCTGACAAGAGTATGTTCAATGGTTTCTATGTTTTTCCATGTACTTGGAGGTCCTTGGAGAGTCATATCCCCATATCCATGTCTGAAAATATATCAGACATTGGTTTTGAACAAGGGtacatcaaaaaaattaaaaagtcgGAGCAACAAGGTTTGAGAATTCATGACCGTAGAATAAATGCTGGCTTGTAACCACCTTTCTGTCATGTAATGAAGGTACTTCGAGTCCTGGAAGGAAATATGCCTCTGGATAATTTGAACGAAGGAATCACTCCTGGGCACAGCAGGGTGTTCGGTTCCTTTGAAAGTTCTGATTACAGCTCAGCCCAATACAAGGAAGATATGAAGAAGTTCAGGAAGATAGCACTGGAAAGCCAAGAGCTTCCCAGCAGTGAATACAGTGTAGTCACCAGTGATTATGGTGTTAACCCATCTAGCTCCAGCACTGAAGGGCAACAAAGCACCcaaattgaaaaatcaaaagggGAGAAAGAAACCAAAGATGTAAGTGGAAGCTCGTAACAAAATCTACCACGAAATTTGCTCGGACAACAGTAAAAATTCTTTTTCCACCCAGTTTTATATTCAACATTGTATTGCCTCGTTTGCAACTAGAGGGCATCACTTCTAAAGCAAATCTGAGATTTCTGCTATCCGAAATATGGCAGCAAACAATGGAATTGGGTGGATTTTTGTCAATTCCATCGATTTCAAAGTATTATTTG includes:
- the LOC107949594 gene encoding proline-rich receptor-like protein kinase PERK15 encodes the protein MATPPSPSPTSPPSTPNTTSSPPPSLSPPVTNTSTPVSPPPAVADSPNATLPPPPSPSGGLPPGTLAGLIVGAGMGALIVLIGVGIFVIFYRRRKKKLAGAHPQGVDPQHWQQSVPQIAVLPKPTTPPGITPHVYNYVDPPSTSTSLGSEKPSNPSPSSGLAMGRSLGTFTYEDLALATDNFSDSNLIGQGGFGYVHKGVLKDGKVVAIKQLKAGSGQGEREFQAEVDIISCVHHRHLVSLVGYCIIGEKRLLVYEFVPNNTLEFHLHGKERPVMNWSTRMKIAFGAAKGLAYLHEDCKPKIIHRDIKAANILLDESFEARVADFGLAKSSLDTDTHVSTRVMGTFGYMAPEYASSGKLTEKSDVFSFGVVLLELITGRRPVDKTQPFFDDSIVDWARPLLSQALEHGNFDAFVDSRLQKDYDSDEMTRMVACAAACVRHSARNRPRMSQVLRVLEGNMPLDNLNEGITPGHSRVFGSFESSDYSSAQYKEDMKKFRKIALESQELPSSEYSVVTSDYGVNPSSSSTEGQQSTQIEKSKGEKETKDVSGSS